The following are encoded in a window of Rissa tridactyla isolate bRisTri1 chromosome 3, bRisTri1.patW.cur.20221130, whole genome shotgun sequence genomic DNA:
- the GPRC6A gene encoding G-protein coupled receptor family C group 6 member A gives MAFVTFLIPCFVISTDIAFSCQNTDDFVGASSPGDIVIGGLFAVHSEMLRPEEYPIKPVIQNCAGFEIQIFLQTLAMIHAIETINNSTLLSGVTLGYEIYDTCAEVTKAMASALRFLSKFNSSEDVVEFRCNYSDYIPRIKAVVGASYSEVSMAVSRLLALQLIPQVSPASSAEILSDKIRFPSFFRTIPSDFHQTRAMTHLICESGWNWIGVIATDDDNGRFALESFGVQAMANNVCIAFKEMLPAYLSDNTFHAKVDRAIEKIVKETRVNVIVVFMRQFHVLKLFKKATERNVNKIWIASDNWAAAVKISTIPNIRQLGTIVGFGFKSGDISTFQDFLRKLHEKRTDNNKFLQEYIMLLSVCAHLEYHDFQMCIANQSQDDLLQNVENNHLIWRDDFLNANIEPGFIRNTILAVYAIAHAIKGQCKDRNCKDPSAFTPWELLEELKKVTVIDDGKEIKFDPNGDMSTSYDVLLWKEIDGHMEITTMAEYDPEKGDFIFEDEEKKKEFLDLKKVQSTCSQHCRPGQMKKVTESPHTCCYECVHCPENHYSNQTDMDYCYRCNNKTYWAPINSTTCYRKTIHFLAWSDWFAIFLLLLSAFGVVLILSISVIFTKNLNTPVVKASGGLTVCYIILFSHFLIFLSTVFFIDEPTEFKCKTRQALFGVSFALCISCILIKSLKILLAFSFDPKLQNFLKCVYKPVPTVVTCTGIQVIICTFWLIFRTPFVKQNFSIPRAIILECNEGSIVAFGIMLGYIAALAFICFIFAFKGRKLPENYNEAKFITFGMLIYFIAWIVFIPVYATTFGKYLPAVEIIVVLISNYGILCCTFLPKCYIIIYKQETNTKSAFLKMISTYSSKSAGSVAVSQISLDSKSSSSRATVSDSCKSEKNSVNGNCHFQVPGQRLTKGKVLPKNTARTMARKRLSSI, from the exons ATGGCATTCGTTACCTTTTTGATCCCCTGCTTTGTGATCAGCACTGATATCGCTTTCTCTTGCCAGAATACTGACGACTTCGTGGGTGCCAGTTCTCCGGGGGACATTGTTATTGGAGGCCTGTTTGCAGTTCATAGCGAAATGCTGCGTCCAGAAGAATATCCCATCAAGCCGGTAATTCAGAATTGCGCTGG CTTTGAAATTCAAATTTTTCTTCAGACGCTTGCAATGATACACGCTATTGAAACAATCAACAATTCAACGCTGTTGTCTGGAGTTACTCTGGGCTACGAGATCTATGACACGTGTGCAGAAGTTACAAAAGCCATGGCGTCTGCTCTGAGGTTTCTGTCCAAATTCAATTCTTCTGAGGATGTTGTAGAGTTCAGGTGTAACTACTCAGACTACATCCCGAGAATCAAGGCAGTCGTTGGAGCCAGCTACTCGGAGGTGTCGATGGCAGTTTCAAGGCTGTTGGCTTTGCAACTAATCCCGCAG GTCAGTCCTGCGTCATCAGCTGAAATCCTCAGTGACAAAATCcggtttccttctttcttcaggaCTATCCCCAGTGATTTCCATCAGACAAGAGCAATGACCCACTTGATCTGTGAGTCTGGGTGGAACTGGATTGGAGTAATAGCCACTGATGATGACAATGGGAGGTTCGCTCTGGAGAGCTTTGGGGTCCAGGCCATGGCAAACAATGTTTGCAtagcttttaaagaaatgctgcCTGCCTATCTCTCTGACAACACCTTTCACGCCAAAGTTGATCGTGCAATTGAGAAGATTGTCAAGGAAACCCGAGTAAATGTTATTGTTGTCTTTATGAGACAATTCCATGTGCTCAAACTATTTAAGAAGGCAACTGAGAGGAATGTAAATAAAATTTGGATTGCAAGTGATAATTGGGCGGCTGCAGTCAAAATCAGTACAATTCCCAATATCAGACAGCTGGGGACAATTGTGGGATTTGGATTTAAAAGCGGAGATATCTCCACATTCCAAGATTTTCTGAGAAAGCTTCATGAAAAGCGCACTGACAACAACAAGTTTTTACAGGAATATATTATGCTTTTGTCAGTCTGTGCACACTTGGAGTACCACGATTTTCAAATGTGCATTGCAAACCAGTCCCAGGATGATCTATTgcaaaatgttgaaaataatCATCTGATCTGGAGAGATGATTTTTTGAATGCTAACATTGAACCAGGATTTATCCGTAATACCATACTTGCAGTCTATGCCATTGCTCATGCCATTAAAGGGCAATGCAAAGACAGAAACTGCAAGGATCCCTCTGCCTTCACTCCCTGGGAG CTGCTTGAAGAACTTAAAAAAGTTACAGTCATTGATGATGGTAAAGAAATCAAGTTTGACCCCAATGGAGATATGAGCACCAGTTACGATGTActtctttggaaagaaattgATGGCCACATGGAAATCACCACTATGGCAGAATATGACCCAGAGAAAGGTGACTTCATCTTTgaggatgaagagaaaaaaaaagaatttctggaTTTAAAG AAGGTTCAGTCAACTTGCTCCCAGCACTGCAGGCCAGGGCAGATGAAAAAGGTTACAGAAAGTCCCCACACATGCTGTTACGAGTGTGTTCACTGCCCAGAAAACCATTACAGCAATCAAACAG atatGGATTACTGCTACCGGTGTAACAACAAAACCTACTGGGCTCCCATCAACAGTACCACATGCTACAGAAAGACAATCCATTTCCTCGCCTGGAGTGACTGGTTTgctattttcctcctcctcctgtccgcTTTTGGGGTTGTGTTGATTTTGTCAATTAGTGTAATATTTACTAAAAACTTGAACACACCAGTCGTAAAGGCATCCGGAGGTCTAACTGTCTGCTATATTATCCTCTTCAGccacttcttgatttttttaagcaCCGTCTTCTTCATAGATGAACCCACAGAATTCAAGTGTAAAACTAGGCAAGCCCTCTTCGGCGTAAGTTTTGCACTctgcatttcatgtattttaataaaGTCACTAAAAATTTTACTAGCCTTCAGCTTTGACCCCAAACTGCAGAATTTCCTGAAATGCGTGTATAAACCTGTTCCCACTGTGGTCACCTGCACTGGAATTCAAGTTATAATTTGCACCTTCTGGCTAATATTTAGGACACCTTTTGTAAAGCAGAATTTCTCAATCCCAAGGGCAATAATTCTGGAGTGCAATGAGGGCTCTATTGTGGCTTTTGGGATTATGCTGGGCTACATCGCTGCCCTAGCCTTCATTTGCTTCATATTTGCCTTTAAAGGTAGGAAGTTACCAGAGAACTACAACGAAGCTAAATTCATCACCTTCGGCATGCTGATTTACTTTATAGCGTGGATTGTATTTATCCCTGTCTATGCAACTACATTTGGCAAATACCTGCCAGCAGTGGAAATCATCGTTGTTTTAATATCCAATTATGGAATCCTCTGCTGCACTTTCCTTCCAAAGTGCTACATCATCATTTACAagcaagaaacaaacacaaaatctgCCTTTCTCAAAATGATTTCCACATATTCCTCCAAGAGCGCAGGCAGCGTTGCTGTTAGTCAGATTTCTTTGGATTCAAAGTCTTCCAGCTCCCGAGCCACTGTCTCAGACTCGTGTAAATCTGAGAAAAACTCTGTGAATGGAAACTGCCATTTCCAAGTGCCGGGGCAGAGACTAACAAAAGGCAAAGTTCTTCCTAAAAATACTGCAAGGACTATGGCCAGGAAAAGACTCTCCAGCATATGA